The genome window ATTCTTCAAGCGGATGTCGTTCGCGGTCGAAAACACATTCAGCATCACGATATGGTGCGGCCCCGATTGCTTGCGGCTCCACCGCGCATCTTCCTCCATAAAATGAAGGATGTCGTTGAAGATGAAACCGAAGTTGTTGTACGAGAAATGGTAGTGGTTTTCCGACTTCCAGTTCTTGCGTTGAAACCCAAAGGAAGCCTTCAAATAATAGCCTTCAAATCGGCTGTTCAGCACCCTCGTTCCGTTGCCATCCGTGTAATCGGCATGGTTGTCCGTCCCCACACGAAGACGGAACCACTTGTTGCCGAAGTTGGCTTTGGTTCCTGCCTGAAGCGTTCCACCAAAGGTGTTTGAATGGAATTCCATTCCAAGGTCGGTTTCCCAGGTTCCCACTGCTGGTGGCTGCTCCTCAATGATGTTGATGACACCACCGACCGCATCCGTTCCATACAGGATGCTCAGCGGACCTTTGATCACTTCCACCTTCGAAATGCCCATATCCGACAATCCCAGACCGTGCTCGTCCTGCCATTGCTGGTTGTCGAAGCGCAGGCCAGAGAACAGCACCAATATGCGATTGCCGTACAGTCCGCGCACCACAGGTTTGGAAACACCCAAACCCGTGCTGAATTGCGAAATGCCGGGCACGCGCGCCAGTGCATCGGTGAGATTGAAAGAGCCTTGTCGCTCCATCTCGCGTATGTCGAGTGGTTCGATCGGGATACTTGTCTGCAAACGGTCTTCGTCCTGATAGGCGGAAACCAGCACTTCATTCAACGCATGGACTGAAGTTGAAAGCCGAACTTCTACGTTCTGCTGCAGCTCTGCATAACTCACGGATAATGGCCGATAACCGACCATACGAACCGTGATATCCGTAGCGTCTTGGAATGCTGACACATCTGCCTTTCCGTTAATATCGGTAATGACCAGATGCCTTGGATGCTCGCTCGAAATGGTGGCATAACCTAAAGCCTGACCCGTAATGCTGTCTGTAACGGTAACGGTCTGCGCCTGCGTGCTGACAAGTATTCCCATAAAGAACCACAGCGTCAGAATTCTGAGCATGTGATTTTGTTAATGGAATGAATTGGAAAGCAATAGCGTCATTGCGAGTAGAGAACTGCAGCATCCGTCATTGCGAGGAACGAAGCAATCCCATATTGAACTTGCCTCATTCTGCAAACAGATTGCTTCGGTCGTGCCCTTCGACTGCGCTCAGGGAACACTTCCCTCGCAATGACAGACGGATCAGGCTTCGGGAGGCGGAACGGGCGGGGAATTATTCCAGGGAGAAACTCCTGTAAAATGCGTTTCAGGTTGAATTAAGGCTAGACTTTCGTCTAAGCGCCAAGGAAGGTACGCTTCGTGGTAAAGTGTCTTGGTAAAATGCTTGAACTTGGATTGCTGCTGTTGTTGCACTGGATCAAGACCTAAAGCGATGTTCGTTAACTCAAATAGCTGCTTGTTCAGCACGGTTTCCTCATCATCCGACCAACACCAATAGTGCGTGACACAATCAACCACTTCAGTCTCAACCACATCATACATCTCACCTTCAAACTCAAACTCCTTGCTGTGCATCCACTTGAGTTTCGAATGTTGTTCTAGCGTGAAGGTCAAGAGCACCAATTCAGAGCGATCCAAACCTGCAATGATCTGATGCTTCACTTCCTTGCGCACTTCCTTCCTTCGCTGTTGTAGCCAACCGTACATTCCCAACATGGGAGCGAGCAGGCAAAAGGTAAGAAAGATGCCGATCAGACTGTTTCGCAATTGGGATGCTTCTTGGCGTGAAGTTGCGAAAATATGAGCTTAGGACAAGGGAAAGGTCTTCCCTGAAAGCATCATGGCTTCCATCCAAGCATCTTGGTCAATTCCAGATACAATTTCCTTCTCTTCCAAGAATTGAAGCACGCGCTCTGTAGGCATGTTTCCCGTTAGGTCGTCTTTGGCCATGGGGCAACCGCCCAGACCTTTCAAAGCAGAATCAAAGCGTCTGCAACCACTGTTCCAAGCAGCATCTAGTTTCTCTTTCCACGAATCGGGTGTAGTGTGAAGATGCGCGCCTATTTCAAGCTTTGGGAATTCCTTGTTCAAAAGACTATAAACAGCCGTGATTGATTCGGCATTTGAAGAACCGATGGTATCAGAAGGCATGAAAAGTTGAATGTCAAGTTCGGCCATTTTCCGTGTCCATTCTGCTACGATATCTGGATGCCATTTCTCTTCGTACGGATTTCCAAAAGCCATGCTTAGGTAAATGAGCAACTGCTTATCGTGCTTGATGCAGAGTTCCTGTACTTCCTTCACTCTATCCAACGCTTCTTCCCTTGTTGCGTTGGTATTCCGCTGCTGAAACACATCCGAAACCGAGAATGGGAAGCCAAGAATATCAACCCTTGGATGATTTGCGGCATCTAACGCACCTCGTTTGTTGGCCACAATGACCGAAAGTTTGGTTGCATGATCCTCCTCTAGCTTATCCAACACCTCCGAAGTATCCGCCATCTGCGGAATGGCCTTTGGCGATACGAAACTGCCACAATCGAGCGTATGGAAACCGCATTTCAGCAGCGTATTGATATAGGCTACTTTCTTATCCGTTTCGATAAAATCGTGAATGCCTTGCATCGCATCACGCGGACATTCTATGAGTTGGAGTTCTTGCATATCAGTTATTTCACAGAGCTAAAAGAGAAACGCAGAGTTGCATAGAGAGTTCAAAGCGATAAACCCTGCCAAGCAATCCTCCTTGAGTTTCAAAAGAAATCCCCCGTCCAGATAAAAATCCGGACACCCCCTTTTCAAGGGGGAACCGCAACTTGCCAACTCTAAAAACTCCATCAACTATATCAACTTTATAGACCAATCAACTTCTTATTTATATCCTTCACCAACGCTGGACCTTCGTAGATAAAACCAGTGTAAACCTGAACAAGACTTGCGCCCGCATTCAACTTTTCGATGGCATCTTGAGCAGAATGGATACCTCCTACTCCGATAATAGGAAACGAACCATTGCTTTTTTGGTGAAGATATCTGATCACTTCTGTGCTTCTTTCTCTTACGGGTTTGCCGCTCAATCCGCCTGCTTCGGCCAACAGTTCTTTACTCGAATTCAGTCCTTCACGAGAGATGGTTGTATTGGTTGCAATGATGCCATCGATCTTCGATTCGGTCACGATCTCTACAATATCATCCAATTGAGAATCGGTCAAATCGGGAGCAATTTTGAGCAGAATTGGTCGTGGTGTCGGAATCTTAGTATTCTCGACTTTCAAGGCATTCAGAATACGGAGCAATGGTTCCTTGTCTTGCAATTCGCGCAAACCTGGCGTGTTGGGCGAAGACACATTCACCACGAAATAATCGACCAGATCGTGTAGACCACGGAAACACTCCAAGTAGTCATCAATCGCATTCTCGTTTGGTGTGACCTTGTTCTTTCCGATGTTTCCACCAATGATGAAGCTGCGGTCGCGGTTCTGCAAATTCTTGCGCGC of Flavobacteriales bacterium contains these proteins:
- a CDS encoding hydroxymethylglutaryl-CoA lyase, which translates into the protein MQELQLIECPRDAMQGIHDFIETDKKVAYINTLLKCGFHTLDCGSFVSPKAIPQMADTSEVLDKLEEDHATKLSVIVANKRGALDAANHPRVDILGFPFSVSDVFQQRNTNATREEALDRVKEVQELCIKHDKQLLIYLSMAFGNPYEEKWHPDIVAEWTRKMAELDIQLFMPSDTIGSSNAESITAVYSLLNKEFPKLEIGAHLHTTPDSWKEKLDAAWNSGCRRFDSALKGLGGCPMAKDDLTGNMPTERVLQFLEEKEIVSGIDQDAWMEAMMLSGKTFPLS
- a CDS encoding quinone-dependent dihydroorotate dehydrogenase, which encodes MYKLIFRPLFFLLEPEAAHHFVTGMFQFLMKIPGTKWITESLYKVEDKRLEKELFGLKFPNPVGLAAGFDKQASFYKEFSSLGFGFIEVGTITPKPQDGNPQPRMFRLPKDQGLINRMGFNNGGLEMARKNLQNRDRSFIIGGNIGKNKVTPNENAIDDYLECFRGLHDLVDYFVVNVSSPNTPGLRELQDKEPLLRILNALKVENTKIPTPRPILLKIAPDLTDSQLDDIVEIVTESKIDGIIATNTTISREGLNSSKELLAEAGGLSGKPVRERSTEVIRYLHQKSNGSFPIIGVGGIHSAQDAIEKLNAGASLVQVYTGFIYEGPALVKDINKKLIGL